In Colletotrichum higginsianum IMI 349063 chromosome 3, whole genome shotgun sequence, a genomic segment contains:
- a CDS encoding Aliphatic nitrilase, translated as MASQLKIAAIQAEPVWQDLEGGVTKSITLIEEAAKQGANVVGFPEVFIPGYPWSIWAKSPTDNAAFMDEYFRNSLVKDSDEMKRICAAVKEAGIFVVLGYSERFKNTLYIAQSFIDENGVIVHHRRKIKPTHVERAYWGDGQGESLQTVAPSTLHPSVKIGGLNCWEHTQTLLRYYEYEQNVDLHVSSWPVIWPHPTNKDGERDPDWPGHISDEMSLRFSQIVALEGACFVMVCTQVVSEESKKRCRIDEFGYANSTPGDGGGFSMIYSPWGEELVKRPPPGEECILYADVDLAEKTKAKQNLDIVGHYCRPDQLSLRVNKYPARPVFYAAEP; from the exons ATGGCCTCCCAGCTCAAGATCGCAGCCATCCAAGCGGAGCCGGTCTGGCAAgacctcgagggcggcgtcacCAAGTCCATCACCCTtatcgaggaggccgccaagCAGGGCGCCAACGTCGTTGGATTTCCCGAAGTCTTCATCCCCGGATACCCATG GAGCATCTGGGCCAAGTCCCCGACGGACAACGCCGCCTTCATGGACGAATACTTCCGCAACTCTCTCGTGAAGGACTCGGACGAGATGAAGCGCAtctgcgccgccgtcaaggaggctGGGATCTTCGTCGTGCTCGGCTACAGTGAGCGCTTCAAGAATACCCTGTACATCGCCCAG TCCTTCATCGACGAGAacggcgtcatcgtccaccaccgccgcaaGATCAAGCCTACGCACGTCGAGCGCGCATACTGGGGTGACGGTCAAGGCGAGTCCCTCCAGACCGTTGCGCCCAGCACCCTCCACCCGTCCGTCAAGATTGGCGGGCTCAACTGCTGGGAGCACACGCAGACGCTCCTCCGGTACTACGAGTACGAGCAGAACGTCGATTTGCACGTCTCCAGCTGGCCGGTCATTTGGCCGCACCCGACCaacaaggacggcgagcggGACCCGGACTGGCCGGGCCACATTTCGGACGAGATGAGCTTGCGATTCTCACAGATTGTCGCGCTCGAGGGTGCGTGTTTCGTCATGGTCTGCACGCAGGTCGTCAGCGAGGAATCCAAGAAGAGGTGCCGCATCGACGAGTTCGGGTACGCCAACAGCACgccgggcgacggcggcggcttcagCATGATTTATTCCCCCTGgggcgaggagctcgtcaaACGTCCGCCGCCCGGGGAAGAGTGTATCCTGTATGCCGACGTTgacctggccgagaagaccaAAGCCAAGCAGAACCTGGATATCGTCGGACACTATTGTCGACCTGACCAGCTGAGCTTGCGCGTGAACAAGTATCCTGCGCGTCCAGTCTTCTACGCGGCTGAGCCCTGA
- a CDS encoding Phenylacetaldoxime dehydratase codes for MELESAIPEWLQTDRTVPAKTPPNFSPPFELYTSRFPKHIKDVVMAVIGAQYPSAEANDGTALATISAFVTADAVGPSLRPAFHEVAAVTDNRGFHNVAVLAYWPSRPSYDGWRAKSGFGQWWAGLGPGEESPRNGWFLEVFLPTVDRFETVFSTATPEGAAHMRESSSGPIREHVYWGSMRDRLPISQTDELLGEETQKPRDDAPSNGDTGPRQRVRVPGRKNLAVIRSGQDWSAAPPEERQLYLDSMQPPLVKGMEYLRDHGDEVGCFSCRFMEIVDGPAPAMEAEAEAEAEAAGDGGSGTDRTFGLAYFDNLASLESWSRGHRTHLAIFGEFARYAKRLGDRMGLRLFHEVLVLEAEQQVFEYVGCHPGTGMLRSL; via the coding sequence ATGGAGCTCGAATCCGCCATCCCCGAATGGCTTCAAACGGACCGCACAGTTCCAGCCAAGACGCCCCCAAACTTCTCGCCCCCCTTCGAGCTATACACGTCGCGGTTCCCGAAGCACATCAAAGACGTCGTCATGGCCGTCATAGGCGCCCAGTACCCATCTGCGGAGGCAAACGACGGCACAGCCCTCGCGACGATATCCGCCTTCGTCACCgcggacgccgtcggcccGAGCTTGCGCCCCGCGTTCCACGAAGTCGCCGCCGTGACGGACAACCGCGGCTTCCACAACGTCGCCGTCTTGGCGTACTGGCCCAGCAGGCCGTCCTACGACGGCTGGCGTGCGAAGAGCGGCTTCGGCCAGTGGTGGGCCGGGCTGGGGCCGGGAGAGGAGAGCCCGCGGAACGGATGGTTTCTCGAGGTGTTTCTCCCGACCGTCGACCGTTTCGAGACGGTGTTCTCTACGGCAACCCCGGAAGGTGCGGCGCATATGCGGGAGAGTTCGAGTGGTCCGATCCGAGAGCACGTGTACTGGGGAAGCATGCGGGATCGGCTCCCCATTTCTCAAACGGATGAGCTCCTTGGCGAGGAGACACAAAAGCCCCGCGACGATGCACCGTCAAATGGTGACACTGGCCCGAGGCAACGGGTCCGCGTGCCCGGCAGGAAGAACCTCGCCGTGATCCGGTCCGGGCAGGACTGGTCGGCCGCACCGCCCGAGGAACGCCAGCTCTACCTCGACTCGATGCAGCCGCCGCTGGTCAAGGGGATGGAGTACCTCCGCGAccacggcgacgaggtcggctGCTTCAGCTGCCGGTTCATGGAGATTGTCGACGGccccgcgccggcgatggaggcggaggcagaggcagaggcagaggcggccggcgacggcggcagcgggacGGACCGGACGTTCGGGCTGGCGTACTTTGACAACCTCGCGTCTCTGGAGAGCTGGAGCCGGGGCCACCGGACGCATCTCGCCATCTTTGGCGAGTTCGCAAGGTATGCCAAGAGGCTCGGGGACAGGATGGGCCTGAGGCTGTTTCACGAGGTGCTGGTGCTCGAAGCTGAGCAACAGGTCTTTGAGTACGTTGGCTGTCATCCGGGGACGGGGATGTTGAGGTCGCTGTGA
- a CDS encoding Carbonic anhydrase, whose amino-acid sequence MIAELFFGVLLLATNALACASHENHYNLADRKRDAEEAGPKTDWAYEASFNWGRINPNYTLCQTGTQQSPIALSLNNGLALNHILRFNYPNQTAGNFFNWGYGPAFTLTHPEGVYTGNPSFTYDNTTLYLKGWHIHSPADHSVNGARSKAELHLVHGDDQGRERAVLAILLNPGNANSTFFDQLPPMIGFNDVGTEVPVTLDLGKALNSVQLFNEFWTYQGSLTSPPCTEGIRWFVARQQLFTGVEQMRAILGASTYSARAEQEVWQHRINE is encoded by the exons ATGATCGCGGAACTATTTTTCGGAGTCTTGCTATTGGCGACAAACGCCCTTGCTTGCGCCAGTCATGAGAACCATTACAACTTGGCCGACAGGAAGCGCGACGCTGAGGAGGCGGGGCCCAAGACCGACTgggcgtacgaagcttcTTTCAACTGGGGTCGCATCAACCCGA ATTATACTTTGTGCCAAACAGGAACGCAGCAGTCGCCCATCGCGCTGAGCCTCAACAACGGCCTGGCCCTGAACCACATCCTCCGGTTCAACTACCCGAACCAGACGGCCGGCAACTTTTTCAACTGGGGCTACGGCCCGGCCTTCACCCTGACGCATCCCGAGGGGGTCTACACGGGCAACCCGTCCTTCACGTACGACAACACCACGCTCTACCTCAAGGGGTGGCACATCCACTCGCCGGCGGACCACTCGGTCAACGGCGCCCGGTCCAAGGCGGAGCTGCACCTCGTCCACGGCGACGACCAGGGCCGCGAGAGGGCGGTGCTGGCGATCCTGCTCAACCCGGGCAACGCCAACAGCACCTTCTTCGACCAGCTCCCGCCCATGATCGGCTTCAACGACGTCGGCACCGAGGTGCCCGTCACCTTGGACCTCGGCAAGGCGCTCAACAGCGTGCAGCTGTTCAACGAGTTCTGGACGTACCAGGGCAGCTTGACGAGCCCGCCGTGCACCGAGGGGATCCGCTGGTTCGTGGCGCGGCAGCAGTTGTTCACGGGCGTCGAGCAGATGAGGGCCATCCTCGGGGCGAGCACGTACAGCGCGAGGGCGGAGCAGGAGGTCTGGCAGCATCGCATCAACGAGTAG
- a CDS encoding Alpha beta hydrolase fold protein, whose translation MPTLEQVEYSQGGTVAAVTDFYAFLTKMYLPESAVVHPPPGGWPTLASDLGDLGKSDEVLSLLSHLPYVRQDDLDDTEIPEVTPGGRWIDWRQSGIWVREGGSDIDELRTISEGPAAMENVPEHVIGLTMSEHHVFLLDTELGVVYWPECPGRLRDGPRCIEDDPYDYCDDDEDAEWRADGAAWSVADFFEVLKAQYRSLRWVPCSEYEVLDSETETTRNPIPALQGVYRRHGWPDLQQYRKEECLEEAKAVRVTTEQGDDAEGA comes from the coding sequence ATGCCGACGCTTGAGCAAGTCGAGTACTCGCAGGGGGGCACGGTCGCCGCCGTGACCGACTTCTACGCCTTCCTGACCAAGATGTACCTTCCCGAGTCGGCCGTCGTGCACCCGCCGCCAGGAGGGTGGCCGACTTTAGCCTCTGATCTCGGTGACCTCGGCAAGTCGGACGAGGTGCTCAGCCTGCTCTCGCACCTGCCGTACGTCCGCCAAGACGATCTCGACGACACCGAGATACCGGAGGTCACCCCTGGCGGCCGCTGGATCGACTGGCGCCAGTCCGGCATCTGGGTgcgcgagggcggcagcgacaTTGACGAGCTGCGCACCATCTCCGAGGGCCCCGCCGCCATGGAGAATGTGCCTGAGCACGTTATCGGGCTGACGATGAGCGAGCACCACGTCTTCCTACTGGACAcggagctcggcgtcgtctaCTGGCCTGAGTGTCCCGGCCGGCTCCGCGACGGGCCCCGCTGCATCGAGGACGACCCGTACGACTActgcgacgacgacgaagacgccgagtggcgtgccgacggcgccgcctgGTCCGTCGCTGACTTCTTCGAGGTGCTCAAGGCCCAGTACCGCTCGCTGCGCTGGGTGCCGTGCAGCGAGTATGAGGTCTTGGATTCGGAAaccgagacgacgaggaatCCGATCCCGGCGCTCCAGGGGGTTTACCGGCGCCACGGCTGGCCTGATTTGCAGCAGTATCGCAAGGAGGAGTGCCTCGAGGAGGCGAAGGCCGTCAGAGTTACAACGGAGCAGGGGGACGATGCTGAGGGCGCTTAG